The Thermococcus henrietii genome segment ATCGCTCCGGCCCTAAACGTGTCGCTCGCCGCTATGACGACGCTCAGCCCGTTCTTCTTGAGCCAGTTGGCGAGCTTGGCAATGGTTGTGGTCTTCCCCGAGCCGTTGAAGCCGACGAAGACTATCACGAAGGGCTTCTCTTCTTTGGAGCGAATCATCTCGAGGAGGTCAATCTTTTTCTCCGGAGTGAGGATTTCGAGAATTGCCTCGCGGAGCGCTTCCTCTATCAGCTTGCCCTTGTTGGTTCCGATGCGGACCTTCTTTCCGACCAGCTTCTCCTTAATCTTCTCCCGCAGGGCCTCGACGGTTTCGAGGGCAACGTCCGCCTCGAGAAGCTCAAGCTCCAGCTCGTCCAAAGCTTCCTCAACGTCCTTCTCTTTAATCTCGACCTGAAGGAGCCTCTCCATGAGGCCGGGCTTCTTTTCCGGCTCGGTCTTTTCGACCCTCTTCTCTTCCTCCTCAATCTTCTCCTCGACCTGCTTGGTGAACTTCTTGAGCTTTTCCCTGAGCTTTCCGAACATGCTCTCACCCGGAGAAAAGAGGGGGAAGGCCTATAAAAAGCCCTCGGCGATAGCTGGTTTCATCACCGCTCAGACCCGAAGCCACTCGTCATCGGGCGCCTTACGTAGGTCTTCCTCTCAACGACGCGACCGTTTTCGAGCTTATAAACCTTCAAGAGCTCGGCCCCCATTGTCTCTCGCCTGTATGCTATGAGATAGTCGAGGTGGTTCCTGATTTTGTATCGGGTTATTGAGTCGGCCACGTAGCGCTCCTCGTAGAGGAGGACGAGCTTTCCTTCCTCCCGCTTCATCTCAAGCCAGCGGAGCAGTTTCTCGCGCTCTGCTCCCTTTCGGGAGAGCGGGTTGATGATAAGGTAAACGGGGAAGTCAGCCCTGAAGGGATTGCCCACGTAGATTTCTCCCTCGACGGGGAACGGAAGTTCTTCCGCTAATGCCCTTCCCTTCCTTTCGGCCCACGATTGGAAGTAGAGCCGCGCGAGCCTCTTACCTCCCCCCGAAATCATCAGAGTTCCGGATTCGAGCGTAAGTATTTCCCTCAGCATACGCCTCCCTTTAACTTTTACCGGGCAGTTAAATCTTTTTCGGGATTTTTCACACCAAGGTTCACCGCAAAGTATTTATCGGGGCCCACTGAATAAGTTTTTACAAACAATGACGGGGTGTGTTAGAGCATGCGAAAACTGTTCGGTTTGTTGTTGGTGGGCCTGATGGCCCTTAGCGTCGTGGCCAGCGGCTGTATAAGCGGAGGAGGAACTTCAACCCAGAGTCCAACAGCAACGAAAGTCCCGAATAAGATAAACATACTCTACACGTACACGGGCTCGTTCAGCGACCCCGCCAAAGGTAAACAGGCGGCACAGGCCCAGCTCCAGCAGGGAGCGTGGGTCATCTATCAGGTCGCGGGCGGTACTGGCTTGGGTGTCTTTGAGGCAGTTGGCGACTACCTTAAGGCCAACGGCAAGAAAATGGGACCCCCCTTTGCCATCGGTGTTGACTCAGCTCAGGACTGGATTAAGCCGGGAGTTATAATCGCTAGCATGATGAAGCGCGTTGACGTTGGTGTTTACAACGCCGTCAAGGAGGCAGAGGAGAACCAGTTCCGCGGCGGCGTCGTCGAGCTCGGTCTCAAGGACGGGGGTGTTAAGCTCTCCACGATAGCAGACGTCAAGGCTATGTTCGACTCCCTCCCAGCCGATGTCAGGGCCAAAAAGCTGAAGGACCTTGGCTTCCAGAACGAGCAGCAGCTTTTGGAGTACCTTAACAAGACCCGCCAGCAGGTTCCGAGC includes the following:
- the ftsY gene encoding signal recognition particle-docking protein FtsY — its product is MFGKLREKLKKFTKQVEEKIEEEEKRVEKTEPEKKPGLMERLLQVEIKEKDVEEALDELELELLEADVALETVEALREKIKEKLVGKKVRIGTNKGKLIEEALREAILEILTPEKKIDLLEMIRSKEEKPFVIVFVGFNGSGKTTTIAKLANWLKKNGLSVVIAASDTFRAGAIEQIEEHAKRVGVKVIKHDYGADPAAVAYDAIQHAKARGVDVVLVDTAGRNELNRNLMDEMKKIVRVTKPDLVIFVGDSLSGNAVVEQAKQFNEAVRIDGVILTKLDADARGGAALSISHAIGAPILFVGVGQGYDDLKPFDEKWFVDRIFGED